From the Methanobacterium sp. CWC-01 genome, the window TTCACATATCTCAGGCCCAGAAAGGCTATGTGGACAAACTTACTGACGACTTCCGTATTGGTGATCTTATCGAAGCTAAAGTAACCAAGGTTCTGGGAATTGACAACGCCGACCTCACCACTGCAGAAGAAGAATTGGGTGTTTTAAAGGCCATGTGCACTAAATGCCGATATTTCATGAACAAGATTGGTAAAAATCAAGTAAAATGCCCTAATTGCGGTAATAAAGAGACCCGGAAGTTATCTTCTAAATATGAGGGATGATCATGAAGATCATAAAGGATGAAAAGAAGGAACTGGAAATTGAAATTACAGGGGAGTCCCATAGCCTTTGCAACGCTCTTAGAACAGTTTTAATGGAAGATAAAAATGTTGAATCTGCAGCTTACGTTATTGACCACCCTATAATTGGACAGCCAAGATTGTACATAAAAGCTAAAAATCCCCGTCAGTCACTTAAAAAGGCGGCTAAAACTTTACAGAAACGTTGTGGGGAATTTAAGAAATTAGTAGAATCTGCCTAAGGATGAATGAAGGAATTCCTAATAAAAAATTCTGGAAAATAAAGAAGGAAATACGTATACTGGGAGTTGACGACGGACCTTTCACACCACACGGAAAAGAAAAAGTCCTGATTATTGGAACAATATTTAGAGCAGGAATCTGGCTGGATGGTGTTCTGAGTACCCACATTACCAATGACGGCGATGATGTCACTGACAAGTTAGTGGGGATGGTAAACCGGTCCCGCCATCGTGAACAGATAGGGGTGATCATGCTGGACGGAATTACCTTTGGTGGTTTTAACGTAGTGGATATCCAGCAGATATTTCATAAAACAGAGATCCCCGTGATTGTAATCATGCGCAAACAGCCAGATTTGCTCAAAATAAAAAATGCCCTCCAGAACTTCCCAAACTGGGGGAAAAAATGGAAACTTATTCAAAAAGCAGGAAAAATACAGAAAATCCATAATAAAGAGCCAATCTACATTCAAACCAGCGGAATATCCTGGGAAGATGCAGAAGAAATAGTAAAGCTGGCAACCACCAGAAGCGCCATACCTGAGCCCATTCGTGTGGCCCACATAATTGCTTCAGGGGTTATAACTGGA encodes:
- a CDS encoding DNA-directed RNA polymerase subunit L, coding for MKIIKDEKKELEIEITGESHSLCNALRTVLMEDKNVESAAYVIDHPIIGQPRLYIKAKNPRQSLKKAAKTLQKRCGEFKKLVESA
- a CDS encoding DUF99 family protein; this encodes MNEGIPNKKFWKIKKEIRILGVDDGPFTPHGKEKVLIIGTIFRAGIWLDGVLSTHITNDGDDVTDKLVGMVNRSRHREQIGVIMLDGITFGGFNVVDIQQIFHKTEIPVIVIMRKQPDLLKIKNALQNFPNWGKKWKLIQKAGKIQKIHNKEPIYIQTSGISWEDAEEIVKLATTRSAIPEPIRVAHIIASGVITGDSRGSA